In Aspergillus flavus chromosome 3, complete sequence, one genomic interval encodes:
- a CDS encoding lysophospholipase Plb1: MKPTTAAIALAGLLSAAPGPHGERIERIDRTVLERALPNAPDGYVPSNVSCPANRPTVRSASSGLSSNETSWLKTRREKTQSAMKDFFNHVTIKDFDAVQYLDNHSSNTSNLPNIGIAVSGGGYRALMNGAGAIKAFDSRTENSTATGQLGGLLQSATYLAGLSGGGWLVGSIYINNFTTISALQTHEDGAVWQFQNSIFEGPDGDSIQILDSATYYKHVYDAVQDKKDAGYETSITDYWGRALSYQLINATDGGPSYTWSSIALTDTFKQADMPMPLLVADGRYPDELVVSSNATVYEFNPWEFGTFDPTVYGFVPLEYVGSKFDGGSIPDNETCVRGFDNAGFVMGTSSSLFNQFFLQVNSTSLPDFLKTAFSDILAKIGEEDEDIAVYAPNPFYNWAPESSPAAHQQELDMVDGGEDLQNIPLHPLIQPERHVDVIFAVDSSADTTYSWPNGTALVATYERSLNSTGIANGTSFPAIPDQNTFVNNGLNTRPTFFGCNSTNTTGPTPLVVYLPNYPYVSYSNWSTFQPSYEISERDDTIRNGYDVVTMGNSTRDGNWTTCVGCAILSRSFERTNTQVPDACTQCFQKYCWDGTTNSTNPADYEPVTLLEDSAGSALSPAVITTIVATSAALFTLL, encoded by the exons ATGAAACCCACAACAGCTGCAATTGCTTTAGCCGGGTTGCTGTCTG CGGCCCCAGGCCCTCATGGAGAAAGGATTGAGAGGATTGATAGAACTGTGTTGGAACGTGCATTGCCAAATGCTCCCGATGGATATGTACCGTCCAACGTCAGTTGTCCTGCGAATCGCCCGACGGTGCGTAGCGCATCATCCGGGCTCTCGAGCAATGAGACCTCGTGGTTGAAAACCCGACGGGAGAAGACTCAATCTGCCATGAAAGATTTCTTCAACCATGTCACGATTAAGGACTTTGATGCTGTCCAATATCTCGACAACCACTCGAGTAACACGTCCAATCTTCCCAATATTGGTATTGCGGTGTCTGGTGGAGGTTATCGCGCCCTGATGAACGGTGCCGGAGCGATCAAAGCGTTTGATAGCCGAACGGAGAACTCGACGGCGACGGGACAGTTGGGTGGTCTGCTACAGTCGGCGACGTATCTGGCTGGTCtgagtggtggtggatggctGGTGGGGTCGATCTATATCAACAATTTCACCACCATTTCAGCACTGCAGACCCATGAGGATGGTGCTGTCTGGCAGTTTCAAAACTCGATTTTTGAGGGCCCTGACGGCGATAGCATTCAGATTCTGGATTCTGCGACTTACTACAAGCACGTTTACGATGCAGTGCAAGACAAGAAGGATGCGGGATACGAAACCTCTATCACTGATTATTG GGGTCGCGCTCTCTCTTATCAATTGATCAATGCTACCGACGGCGGTCCGAGCTATACTTGGTCGTCCATTGCCCTAACCGATACATTTAAGCAGGCAGATATGCCGATGCCTCTCCTCGTTGCCGACGGTCGGTATCCCGATGAGCTCGTGGTCAGCAGCAACGCTACTGTCTATGAGTTTAACCCTTGGGAGTTTGGTACTTTTGATCCAACAGTCTACGGGTTTGTGCCTCTAGAATACGTAGGCTCTAAATTCGACGGTGGTTCTATCCCCGACAACGAGACCTGTGTACGCGGATTCGACAACGCCGGTTTTGTTATGGGTACTTCGTCAAGTTTGTTCAACCAGTTCTTCCTGCAGGTTAACTCAACTTCGCTTCCTGATTTCCTGAAGACGGCATTCTCGGACATCTTGGCAAAGattggtgaagaagatgaggacaTTGCTGTCTATGCACCCAACCCGTTCTACAACTGGGCCCCCGAGAGCTCACCAGCAGCCCATCAACAGGAACTCGATATGGTGGACGGTGGCGAGGATCTTCAGAACATTCCTCTGCATCCTTTGATTCAGCCAGAGCGTCACGTAGATGTTATCTTTGCTGTTGACTCCTCCGCTGACACGACTTATTCTTGGCCCAACGGCACAGCTCTCGTTGCCACTTACGAGCGCAGCCTGAACTCCACCGGTATCGCTAACGGAACCTCATTCCCCGCGATCCCTGACCAGAATACCTTTGTTAACAATGGCTTGAATACGCGGCCAACGTTCTTCGGATGTAACAGTACGAACACCACAGGCCCTACGCCTTTGGTTGTCTACCTTCCGAACTATCCATACGTGTCTTACTCGAACTGGTCAACCTTCCAGCCAAGCTATGAGATCTCCGAAAGAGACGACACCATCCGCAACGGATATGATGTGGTGACGATGGGTAACAGCACTCGTGATGGTAACTGGACGACCTGCGTCGGTTGTGCTATTCTGAGTCGGTCTTTCGAGCGCACGAATACCCAGGTTCCGGATGCCTGCACCCAGTGCTTCCAGAAGTACTGCTGGGATGGCACTACGAACTCCACCAACCCTGCTGACTATGAGCCCGTCACCCTGTTGGAGGATAGTGCTGGTTCCGCTCTCTCCCCGGCTgtcatcaccaccatcgtAGCGACCAGTGCTGCTCTTTTCACCTTGCTGTGA
- a CDS encoding dehydrogenase with different specificitie (short-chain dehydrogenase) produces the protein MSVSIETHDIAPAAPTTQAAPCLGFKNRMPEFSLAGKVVCVSGAARGLGLTQAEALLEAGAKVYALDRLEEPSPEFFEIQKRAKEELGTELQYRRIDVRDTELLDSTIEAIADSEGRLDGLIAAAGIQQETPALEYTAQDANTMFEVNVTGVFMTSKAVAKQMIRFGNGGSIALIASMSGTIANRGLICPAYNASKAAVLQLARNLAMEWGPYNIRVNTISPGYIVTAMVEKLFVEFPERREEWPKHNMLGRLSTPNEYRGAAVFLLSDASSFMTGSDLRMDGGHAAW, from the exons ATGTCTGTCTCCATTGAAACCCACGACATTGCCCCCGCCGCTCCCACCACACAGGCGGCCCCCTGCCTCGGATTTAAGAACAGAATGCCTGAGTTCAGCTTGGCTGGAAAGGTCGTCTGTGTTTCTGGTGCTGCCCGTGGTCTTGGTCTAACTCAGGCTGAAGCGCTTTTGGAGGCCGGGGCCAAGGTATATGCTTTGGACCGCCTGGAGGAACCC TCCCCTGAATTCTTCGAAATCCAAAAACGTGCCAAGGAAGAGCTGGGAACGGAGCTGCAATACCGTCGCATTGATGTCCGTGACACCGAACTTCTCGACAGTACTATCGAAGCCATCGCCGATTCCGAGGGTCGCTTGGATGGCTTGATTGCTGCGGCAGGCATTCAACAGGAAACTCCAGCCCTCGAGTATACGGCCCAGGACGCCAACACGATGTTCGAAGTCAACGTCACTGGTGTGTTCATGACTTCCAAGGCCGTTGCTAAGCAAATGATTCGCTTCGGCAATGGAGGTAGCATCGCACTAATTGCGAGCATGAGTGGTACTATTGCCAATCGG GGTCTTATCTGCCCTGCTTACAATGCTAGCAAGGCTGCAGTGCTTCAACTTGCCCGTAACCTCGCCATGGAGTGGGGCCCGTACAACATTCGAGTCAACACCATCTCGCCCGGCTACATTGTTACTGCCATGGTTGAGAAGCTCTTCGTTGAGTTCCCTGAGCGTCGCGAGGAATGGCCCAAACATAACATGCTGGGACGTCTGTCTACCCCTAACGAGTACCGTGGCGCTGCcgtcttccttctcagtGACGCCAGCAGCTTCATGACTGGAAGCGATCTACGTATGGACGGAGGTCACGCCGCTTGGTAG